The DNA window TGCTTATCTTCCGCCTTACCCCATTGGATTTCATTTAATGCCTGACGCAGAGCGTTGGTGGTTTCACCGCCCTGACCAGAGCCTACTTGATGCTCTTTGCCATTGTGGATCAAGGTGCCCACCGGCGTAAGCACCGCAGCTGTACCAGAGAGCGCCGCTTCCGTACCCGGTTTTGCCGCACGCTCAAGCAATTCGTCTACCGTCAATTCACGTTCTGATACTTTCATACCACGATCGCGCGCTAAAGTGAGGATAGAGTCACGAGTGATGCCGTGCAGGAAGCTTGCATCTAATGCTTTGGTGATAATTTCATTGCCATCGATAAGCAAGAAGTTAGCAGCGCCGGTTTCCTGAACATCGCCGCCTGGGCAGAATAATACTTGATCGGCTTGCACTGAAGCACGAGCTTTCATGATAGGATGTAATGCACTGGCATAGTTACCACCACTTTTAACCATCCCCATGTGAGAAGCGCAGCGCGCACTGTCTTCAAGCAGCAATCGCAACGGCTTAGCGCCACCAGCGAAGTAATCGCCAACTGGCGATAATAAAACATAAAGTAGAGAGCTATCACTAGGCGCTGCCGCTTTGCCGATTGACGCTTCAGTACCGATGTGTGTCGGGCGAATATACATAGAACCCGGTGGGTTTGGCACGTCGTCTGCGTATTGTTTGACGATGTCTGTAATCATGTTATTCAGCATCGCTTGATCGAATTGAGGCAAAGCCAACAAAGCACTGCTTTGTGCCATTCGCGCCACATTTTTGTCCATGCGGAAAATATGCACGCTGCCATCGTCGTGGCGAAACGCCTTTAACCCTTCAAAGCAAGTGCTAGAGTAATGTAGCACGTGTGCGCCCGGGTGCAGGGTCAAACTGTCTGAAGCGACCATCTCTGGAGCACTCCATTGACCGCTCTCAAAACGGGAGATAATCATCTGTGGAATAAAAACTGTACCAAACGCTGACATGTGGCTACGGACTCCTGTAAATTCTGTTTTTTTAATGTGGTATTACATATCGGGTTACAGATAAGCAACGACGACATGTTCAATATGGTAGATTGTATACTTATGGGCTAGAGTTTGCCCCGCGGATAATTTGATTTCAACCAAAATCATTACAGATAAAGCATAAAATTCCGACTTTCAAAGGTGTGAGGTGTCGTTGAAACTCTTATCAGCGAGAATAGCAAAATGTTAACTCTTCCCTCTCATAACCGCCCGACTCACTGTCGAATAATGCACGCCAAATTCCTTTGCGATTTCGCTCATGGCATACTGCCCGTCTAAACACGCGTTTGCCATGCCCTGCTTTGGGTCGTTTTGGTACATTTGTTTAAAGTGGCTAAGTGGCAATGCACTCGCTCGCTTTGCTTTATTGGCACTTCGCTGAGGGTTAAATCCGCATCGTCTTGTTCTGTCTTTAAGTGCTGCTCTACAAACTCGCTGCTGCCTAAAAACACCTGATTTTTTAAGTTCTGCCAAATATCAACGCCGATGCCTTGTGCAACAAAGTCGCTGTAGCGCTTGATGGCGGTCTTTCGCGACTTGGCAAATAACAGCAGTAGCGCATCGGTTGCCAACCAATCGGGAGATTTTCTAAGACCGATAGCCGCTTGGTAGCTGCTCCACGGCCACTCTATTGGCGAATCAACCATCCCTTTTCCCGCACTGGATTAAGCACAATATAGCGGCATAACTCGAGCAAATAGCTGTCTTTATCGACCAAAATGCTTTTATAGCGCCCTTGAAACAGATGACCAACCCGTTGGTATTTACGATTAAACTGCTGGGTATAGACACCGTTCAGTTGCCGCATCCCTTTAGCGAGATTCGCATCAGGTGTTTCAACCAATAAATGGTAGTGATTGGTCATTAAACAGTAAGAATGTATCACCCAATTAAACCGCTCACAGACCGACATTAGCACCGCCAAAAAACGGGCAAAATCGTCTTCATCGCGATAGATAGTTTGACGCTCATTGCCTCGCGACGTGACATGATACAACGCCCCTGCTAACTGAAGTCGTAAAGGTCAGCTCATCACCAAGCCCCAAAAAAGAAAAAGGTTAACTCACTTCAGTCAACCTTTCGTGCAAGACCTGACCCCCAGTGCATAATGCATAAGAAATCAGGACTAACATTATTTCCTTATCATGATGAACCAGAGAGCTCAGATATTACTCTTGGACCAAGTATATTGACCCAAGAGTACAAGCTGGTTATTACAATGTTGGGTTGGGAGCAGTCTCGCTAAACCTCAACTTGCGGATGAACCCTGCTAGCAATAGCAGAGACAGTAAGTAAACAGGCATACTTCCGCCACTTTTGTTCTTTGGTTCCGTGACCTCTGGCTCTTTATCTGTATTATCTTTGTTATCGTCAGCTTTTGTCGTGTCGACGTTAACGACAATATTGCTTGGCTCTGAATAACTCATGCCATCAAATACTCGATACTGAAAGTTTACCTTATAAGTAGCATCATTTTCTGGGGTATAAGACATCAGCCCCGTATTACGATTTATCTCGACCACGCCTTTATCTGGTTGTGATACCAATTCGTAAATAAGCGGGTCTGAATCAGCATCCTGAGCTAAAAGCGGGACGTTAATCACTCCAGACTGGTTAACCTCGAATTCGACTGGCAGTGCCTGCGGCGTCGTATTCGTATGGTTTACCGTGATG is part of the Pseudoalteromonas xiamenensis genome and encodes:
- a CDS encoding branched-chain amino acid aminotransferase; this encodes MSAFGTVFIPQMIISRFESGQWSAPEMVASDSLTLHPGAHVLHYSSTCFEGLKAFRHDDGSVHIFRMDKNVARMAQSSALLALPQFDQAMLNNMITDIVKQYADDVPNPPGSMYIRPTHIGTEASIGKAAAPSDSSLLYVLLSPVGDYFAGGAKPLRLLLEDSARCASHMGMVKSGGNYASALHPIMKARASVQADQVLFCPGGDVQETGAANFLLIDGNEIITKALDASFLHGITRDSILTLARDRGMKVSERELTVDELLERAAKPGTEAALSGTAAVLTPVGTLIHNGKEHQVGSGQGGETTNALRQALNEIQWGKAEDKHGWLHKVC
- a CDS encoding transposase; translated protein: MYHVTSRGNERQTIYRDEDDFARFLAVLMSVCERFNWVIHSYCLMTNHYHLLVETPDANLAKGMRQLNGVYTQQFNRKYQRVGHLFQGRYKSILVDKDSYLLELCRYIVLNPVREKGWLIRQ